Sequence from the uncultured Flavobacterium sp. genome:
ATTTTTATAAAAATAGAAACATCCTAAAGCTACAATCAAAATTGCTGCATATTTATAATAAGATGAAAATCTTCTTTTCTGAAAAACATTATTTTCTTTCTGAATTCTTTCTGATAATTGTTTTCTCACTTCAGTTGAATCAAAAGTATTTACAACAGAATCTATTGCATAATTGGTTTTTACAAAATCCTTAAATACAATTTGATTCTCTTCTTCCTTAAGCCATTCCGTCAAGGTTTCTATTTCTTCCTGACTGGCTTGATTCGTGATGAATTTCACGATTAATCGCTCTGACTTTTTCACTGTCATTTTACTCTTTTTAAATATTATTACGAAGCTAAAAAACAAAACCCTAACAATTTGATAATCTTTTTTTCATTTTAGTGATTTTTTTATTATTTGAAATATTTTTCTTTCAATATAAATTTTCAAAAACTCTATTAATCACATAGAATTAATAAACAATTTAATATACCTTTGCATTTTCAAGTGATTTTCTATTTGTAATAAAATTCAATAGAAAACAGAAAAACGCAATGTTTTTGGCAAAAAAACTATCGTTTTGGGTCGTAAAAATTATAAATTTATATATTTGTTTCTATGAAAAGCGAAGATTACAACGATAACGATATATTAATCGAATCTCTAAAAAACGGAGACGAGAAAGCGTATACTTATTTGATCGACACGTATCATCACAAACTTTGTGTTTATGCCAATAGTCTGGTAAAAAATGTTTACAGTGCCGAAGATATCGTGCAAAATGTATTTATAAAAGTTTGGGAACAACGTACTCGCTTAAAAACAAATCATGCAATTAAGAGCTTTCTGTATAAATTAGTTTACAATGAGTTTATTGATTTGTATCGAAAAAATCAATCTTTATTTTCATTAGAAAAATCTTATTACGACGCCTTAAATTCAATTGTTCTGGAAGATGATTCAGAATCTTTGCAACATGTCATAAATGCCGTTAATAAAGAAATTCAAAACCTTCCGCCAAAATGCAAAGAAGTTTTTATTTTGAGCAAAAAAGAAGGTTTAACCAATATAGAAATTGCGGAACATCTTGACGTTTCGATAAAAACCGTTGAAGCTCAAATAACTAAAGCATTTTCGATTTTACGATCTTCGCTTGACGAGAAAATAAAAAACTTCTTGTTTTTACTGTTTTCTATAAAGAAAAATTTACGCTTAAATACTTAAAAGCGTTATTAATTTCTTTATTGAAAAACAGTGTAGTTTTTGGATGTATTTACTTTAAGATCTTGGTTTTGGCAAGTTTCTGTCGTACATAATAATAGTTCCTGCAACGGCTACATTCAAGCTTTTTATAGATTTAAATTTCACCAAATGATGGCATTTTTCCATTGCTTTTAGCGACAAGCCATGATCTTCTGCACCTAATAAATAAACGCAACGTCTTGGATGTTCAAAGGTTTCTAAATCAGAAGCTTTGTCGTTTAATTCAACGCCAACTAATCGCGCTCCTTTTGGCAAATTTTCATAGAAATCTTCAAAATTTTCATAATGAAAATAAGGTATTGCTTTTACCGCATCATGAGTATCGCAAGCTTGTTTGGCATATCGATTACCAATGGTAAATATAAAAGTAGCACCCAGATTTTGAGCTGATCGCCACAAAACACCCAAATTTTCAGGCGTTTTACCATTTTGTATTCCTATGCCAAAATATTCGTTTATAAAATTATCATTCATAAGTGCAAAAATACAAACTGCAAGCACATGAGTCAATTTTAATTGAGATCAAACGAAAGTCTTGCATTTGTTATTACAATCTTGAAATTTCAATTAAATAAATTTCATGTTTCAATTGAAAAATAAGTTTTGTTTGCCTTATTTTGCTCAAATTTGTATCAAAAAATAAATGATTATAGAAGAATTAATCGGGAATTATGCCATTTCCGGAAGTAATCAGGATGAAAGTTTTGAAATGACTTACAAAGGTATTTTGAGTTTATCATTAGATAATGATAAGCGCGTTATTGCTAAATGGCTCATTAACAACACTCAGGAACAAAAAGGCTACGGTTTCTTTAAAGACAATATTCTGGTTATTAATTTCAGCTATAAAGGCGAAAATAATAAAACTTACAAAGGCGTTGCTGTTTACAGATGCATCACCAAAGATGTATTGGAAGGTTTTTGGTCTGAAAAACATGGAAATCCCCTATTTCTTGGAACTGAACATTGTTTGAGAATGGAAAGTACCGAGAAACTAAACTAGATTTTGTCTCTAAATTATTAGCTGAATTTTATTTCTAATTACAAATTCAAAGACAATTTACCTGAATATTATTTGTAAAGCGTAATTGTGTCGGCAAGATTTTCTTTACTAATAAATGCTGCAATATATTCCTGCACTTCATTTTTAGTTTCAACCGGTGTTTCGAAGGAATTGATGTGAAATTCATCATCCTGATCCAGAATATGTATAATTTCTGTGTAACCAAGGGAAATTAAACTTCCTTTTAATTTAATGATATTAAACTGCTGTTTGCCATCTAATTCCTTGCGTACTTTTAGTTTTATAGCTTTATCCATAGTAAAATATTTTAAATTAATAAGTCAGTTACTTATTCCAAATATAAAATTAATTCTTTGAAACCACTGTTAAAAAAGATGCTTTAACAGATTATTTATCAACACATTAATAACAATTTCGTAAGATAAAAACAACATTTATTTCCCGAAATTTTACGTTTAATCAAAATGAAATTCGTTGCAGAATTTTAGTTAATTCA
This genomic interval carries:
- a CDS encoding RNA polymerase sigma-70 factor — protein: MKSEDYNDNDILIESLKNGDEKAYTYLIDTYHHKLCVYANSLVKNVYSAEDIVQNVFIKVWEQRTRLKTNHAIKSFLYKLVYNEFIDLYRKNQSLFSLEKSYYDALNSIVLEDDSESLQHVINAVNKEIQNLPPKCKEVFILSKKEGLTNIEIAEHLDVSIKTVEAQITKAFSILRSSLDEKIKNFLFLLFSIKKNLRLNT
- a CDS encoding RNA methyltransferase, producing the protein MNDNFINEYFGIGIQNGKTPENLGVLWRSAQNLGATFIFTIGNRYAKQACDTHDAVKAIPYFHYENFEDFYENLPKGARLVGVELNDKASDLETFEHPRRCVYLLGAEDHGLSLKAMEKCHHLVKFKSIKSLNVAVAGTIIMYDRNLPKPRS